Genomic window (Synechococcus sp. LA31):
TGGCTCCAGGTTCACGTGCTGCTCGAAGGCATCGGCGAGGCGATCGAGCAGGGCGTCGCGCTGACGGCTGTGGTGGGGTTGCTGTTCGCTCAACATCGGCAACCCTTTGCGCGCGCGTAACTGATTGAGCCACCGCCTCCGCCAAGGGCCGCTTTCGAACACACCGTGCAAGTAGGTGCCGGCCACTGAGCCGTGCACCCAGCCCAACTCTGCATCGGCGCAAAGGGGCTGGCATGGCTCCAGGGTGGTGGTGCTGCCGCGGTGCAGCTCGAAGCCTTCAATCGGCAACTTGCTGCTGTCGCCAATCAGCGGCCAGAGCGCCGTGCTGTTGCGCTGGCGCAGGGCTTTGCTGCCGCCAAACACGGTGCGTAGGGGCAACAGGTTGAGCCCTGTTGCCTGAAGCAGGCCGTTGCTGCCTCCCTCCAGCCCCTCGGGATCGCAGAGCTCTCGCCCGAGCAGTTGCATACCGCCGCAGATTCCAAAGACCGCCCCACCTGCCGCAGCGAACTGCTGCAGCCCACTGCACAGCGTTGCGCTCATCCGCAGGGCGTCTAAATCGCGCAGCGTTTGCTTGCTGCCAGGCACCACCACGGCATCGGGGTTGCCCAGCTCCTCGCCGGGCGCCACCCAGCGCAGCTGCACGCTGGGTTCGGCCTCGAGCGGATCGAGATCGGAGAAATTGCTGAGCGAGGGCAGCTTGAGCACCGCGATCTCCAGCTCAGCGCCCCGTTTGCGCCCCCGGCGTTCCAACAGGTCGAGCGAGTCTTCCGGCGGGAACAGCTCATCGAGCCAGGGCATCACCCCCAGCACCGGAATACCCGTGTTGGCCTCCAGCCAGCGGCGGCCTTCGTCAAAGAGTTCGCGGCGTCCGCGGAAGCGGTTGATCAGCAGGCCCCTGATCAACGGACGCTCCACCGGCCGCAGCAGCGCCAACGTGCCCACCAGCTGCGCGAACACACCGCCGCGCTCAATGTCGGCCACCAGGATGCAGCTGGCGCGCAGGTATTGGGCCAGGCGCAGGTTGGTGAGATCGCGTGGTTGCAGGTTCACCTCCACGGGGCTGCCGGCACCCTCCAACACCAGCCGACCTTCGGGGTAAGCCCCTTGCAGCTCGTTTAGGCCGCTGCGGATCGCGGCCCAGCCGGGGCGAAACCAGTCGCGGTAGTAGTGCTCGGCGCGGCAACTGCCCACCGATTGGCCCAGGTGGATCACTTCGCTGGTGCTGTCGCCCTGGGGTTTGAGCAACACCGGGTTCATCGCGCACTGGGGTTCGAGCCCTGCGGCCCAGGCCTGCAGCGCCTGGGAGTAGGCCATCTCGCCGCCGGCCTGATCCACCCAGGCGTTGTTGCTCATGTTCTGCCCCTTGAAGGGCAGTGGCGTTTCACCGCGGCGCCGCAACACCCGGCAAAGCGCGGCCGTCATCAACGACTTCCCGGCACCGCTGCTGGTGCCCAGAACCATGAGGGGGGTGTGGTTCTCGCTCATCAAAACCTCGGCCTGTGCTGCCGAAGCCAGTGCTTGAGGCGCATCAGCACACCTCCGGGAGGGATGGCGTCGCTCCATGGGGCAATGGTGTTCCGCCCCATCGGGGTGAGCCGCACCCGTTCGGTGAGGCCCTGGCCGTCCACTTCGCGGCGCAGCACACCGAGCTGGATCAGCCAGATCAGCAGGTCTTCGGTGCGGTTGGCGTTCAGGCTGAGGCGGCTGAGTTGCTGCTGGTTGGGGTGGGCAGCGATCTGTGTGCTGCTCAAGGCCTGGGCATCCAGCAGTTGATAAAACGACAGCCGAAAGGGGAGGCAGCGCACCGCCTTTCGGGCCCGCTGCAGGGCGCGTTGCTCTTGTTGGCTGGCGGTGCTCACACAACACAGGTGGCTGCTGCCATTCTCATGGCCAGCCCATCCCCTCCGCTGTGCTGCTGCTGGCTTCTGCGTCTCCGGCCCGTCGCCGCCTGCTGGAGCAGGCCGCCATTCCCCACCGCGTGCAGGTGAGTGGTGTGGATGAAGACGCCATCCACCACACCGATCCTGCCCAGCTGGTGCAACTGTTGGCCAAGGCCAAGGCTCAGGCCGTGCGGGAGGCCTGCACGGATAGCTCGATCACGGCGGTGTTGGGCTGCGATTCAGTGCTGGCCTTTGAAGGGGAGGTGTTCGGCAAGCCTCTTCACGCTGCAGAGGCGATCGATCGCTGGCGACGGATGGCTAGTGGTTGGGGTGAGTTGCACACCGGCCACTGTTTGTTAGTGAGCGGTGAAGCGCGGGAGTGTCCAGCTCCGGATATCCATGGATATCCGACCACGGAACGTCTCGCCACCATCACCACCCGCGTGCAGTTCGCTCCGCTC
Coding sequences:
- a CDS encoding Npun_F0494 family protein, whose product is MSTASQQEQRALQRARKAVRCLPFRLSFYQLLDAQALSSTQIAAHPNQQQLSRLSLNANRTEDLLIWLIQLGVLRREVDGQGLTERVRLTPMGRNTIAPWSDAIPPGGVLMRLKHWLRQHRPRF
- a CDS encoding cobyric acid synthase, whose protein sequence is MVLGTSSGAGKSLMTAALCRVLRRRGETPLPFKGQNMSNNAWVDQAGGEMAYSQALQAWAAGLEPQCAMNPVLLKPQGDSTSEVIHLGQSVGSCRAEHYYRDWFRPGWAAIRSGLNELQGAYPEGRLVLEGAGSPVEVNLQPRDLTNLRLAQYLRASCILVADIERGGVFAQLVGTLALLRPVERPLIRGLLINRFRGRRELFDEGRRWLEANTGIPVLGVMPWLDELFPPEDSLDLLERRGRKRGAELEIAVLKLPSLSNFSDLDPLEAEPSVQLRWVAPGEELGNPDAVVVPGSKQTLRDLDALRMSATLCSGLQQFAAAGGAVFGICGGMQLLGRELCDPEGLEGGSNGLLQATGLNLLPLRTVFGGSKALRQRNSTALWPLIGDSSKLPIEGFELHRGSTTTLEPCQPLCADAELGWVHGSVAGTYLHGVFESGPWRRRWLNQLRARKGLPMLSEQQPHHSRQRDALLDRLADAFEQHVNLEPLLQQP
- a CDS encoding nucleoside triphosphate pyrophosphatase; protein product: MLLLASASPARRRLLEQAAIPHRVQVSGVDEDAIHHTDPAQLVQLLAKAKAQAVREACTDSSITAVLGCDSVLAFEGEVFGKPLHAAEAIDRWRRMASGWGELHTGHCLLVSGEARECPAPDIHGYPTTERLATITTRVQFAPLTAAEIEAYVATGEPLQCAGGFALEGRGGALVERIEGCFSNVIGLSLPLLRRWLLAMGVS